Below is a genomic region from Aminiphilus circumscriptus DSM 16581.
GGTCCGTCCCGGTAAAGGCCACGGAAAGCATCCGCAACTCCGGCAGAGCACGAATGAGATCTCCTCCGAAGGGGACGTTGGCGAGAACCACCGCCGACGCTCCTTCCGCGCGCCTGCGGAGGATCTCCATGTCAGTGCTCCGCTCGCTCTCGAAACAGACCTCGTGTCCCGCCGTGCGAAAAGGAGCCGCAAGTCCGTCGAGAAGCTCCTGGGGAACACCCAGCGGTTCCACAACAGCGATACGCATGGCTCTCATCCTCCGTAGGTTTTCGCGGTCTCCAACCCCTGGAGCACGCGCAAGGCGCCTTCCGCAAGGGCGCGCAGTTCATCCTCGCCCTCGTAGACCTTCACGGGGGCGATCCACTGTACCCGCCTGCGAATGCGCTCCACGAAATCCTCGGCGTAGGCAAGTCCCCCCGTGAGGAGAATCGCGTCCACCACTCCTCGAAGCGTCACCGCCCTGGACCCGATCTCCCTGGCCACCTGGTAGGTCATGGCATCCAAGATCAGCGCCGCCGAAGCGTCGCCTTCGTCAACGCGACGATAGGCCTCGCGAAGGTCATTAGTACCCAGATGGGCAACCATGCCACCGCCGCCCACAAGTTTCCGCAGCATGGTCTCCAGGTCCACGGCCCCACTGAAACAGAACTTGACCAGTTCTCCCGCGGGGAGAGACCCCGCCCGCTCCGGCGAGAAGGGGCCCTCTCCGTCAAGAGCGTTGTTGACATCCACCACCCTTCCGTGAAGGTGGGCACCCACGGAGATGCCGCCCCCCATGTGGGCCACCACGAGGTTGAGTTCCTCGTAGCGTTTCCCTGTCTCCGCGGCGAAACGACGAGCCACGGCCTTCTGGTTCAGCGCGTGAAAGATGGAGCGTCTTTCGATGCCGGGGAAACCCGAGAGTCGTGCCTGGGGAAGTAGCTCATCCACCACGACCGGGTCTACAATGAAGGCGGGCTTACCCCCGGCCTCCTGCGCCAGGGAAAGCGCCAGAGGCGCCCCGAGATTGCTCGCGTGTGTTCCGTAACGGCACGAAATGAGATCCTCCAGCATGGGAGCGTTCACCACATAGGTGCCTCCCTCGATGGGACGAAGCAGTCCTCCCCGTCCCACCACGGCATCCACGTCGGCAAGGCTGATTTTCTCCGCGTCGAGAACCTTGAGGATTTCCGTCCTCCGAAACGTCTCCTGGTCCGCCATGGAGACGAATTCCCGCAACAGCTCCACGTTATACCGTTGGGTGTGGGAGAAAAGTTCCTGGCCGTCCCGGAACAGGGCAAACTTGGTACTGGTGGAGCCGGGGTTGATCACGAAAATCGTGAAGGAACCGTCCTTCGACACAGTCATGCGCACTCCCTCCGAGGTAAAACACTACGAACGAAGGGGCCGCACACAGCGGCCCCTTCGTTGTCCATCTTCGGGCGTCAGCGCCCCTGGTGGGCAGCGAGAGCCACAGCGGAGGCAATGGAGAGAAGCTTCGTCTCCGCCGTATCCGTGCGGCTCGTGAGAACCACCGGCGCCTTGGCACCCAACACGAGACCGGCAGTCTTGTTTCTCGCGAAGTAGACGATGGCCTTGGCCATCATGTTTCCCGCCTCGATGTCCGGCACAAGAAGAATGTCCGCGTTCCCCGCCACTTCGGACTCGATTCCCTTGTGCTTCGCCGCTTCCACGCTGATGGCGTTGTCCAGGGCGAAAGGACCGTCCACGACGCATCCCTTGATCTGCCCGCGGCGACTCATCTGAGCAAGGGCTGCCGCGTCGAGCGTGCAGGGCATGTCCGGATTCACCACCTCCACGGCACCCAAAACGGCGACTTTGGGATTCGCGATGCCGAAGGCATGGGCGAGTTCCACCGTATTGTTCAGGATGTTCACCTTCGCCTGAAGGTCCGGATACATGTTGAACGCGGGATCGCAGATGAAGAAGACCCGGTCGTATCCTTCCACCTGATGGATGTAGACATGGGAAATGAGCGCTCCCGAGCGGAGTCCCTTCTCCTTGTTGAGAACGCCCCGAAGGAAGTTGGCGGTCTTGATCATCCCCTTCATGAGAATGTCCGCGCTCCCCGACGACACGAGTTCCACGGCCTTGAGGGCCACGGCGTTCTCGTTGCCCCGTTCGTCCACGACCTCATAGTTCGCGAGATCGATGCCCAGCTTCGCCGCCACATCGGCGATCTTCACCGCGTTGCCCACGAGGATCGCGGTGGCGATGCCGTTCTTGCGGGCATCCTCGACGGCTTCCATGACCTCCGCGTCCTCCGCCAGGGCGACGCTGATCTTGCGGGGCCCGATCTCCCGGGCGTACTCCATCAGTTCCGTCAACGACCGAATCTGCTTCATGCTGGTCAGAACCTCCCCTTGTAATTTGGAAAGTATGGATGAGCGTTTCCATCTCTTGGATACACTATACCGCTCTCTCGAACATACGCCAAGACGATCTCCCCTCTCCGGTTCATCTTCCGGAGAGGGTTATTTTCTGGAAAGAACGGCACCGAGAGCGATGGAAAGGAGCTTCGTCCGGGCCGAATCGATTCGGCTGGTGAGCACCACCGGAACTTTCGCCCCGAGAATCACACCCGCTCCCTCGCCTCCGGTGAGGTAGAGCATGGTCTTTCCCAAGAGATTCCCCGCCTCGATGTCGGGAACGAGAAGGATGTCCGCCTTTCCGGCGACGTCCGAATCGATGCCCTTGTGTCGAGCGGCTTCCTCGCTCACCGCGTTGTCCAGCGCCAGGGGGCCGTCAACCAGACACCCCTTGATCTGTCCTCGCCGTTGCATCTGGGTGAGCGCCGCCGCATCGAGCGTGCAGGGCATGTCCGGATTCACCACTTCCACGGCGGAGAGCGCCGCCACCCGAGGACAGACACATCCGAGCGCGTGGTAACAGTTCACCGCATTTTCAAGAATTCCAACCTTGGCCTGGAGATCCGGATAGGTGTTGATCCCTCCGTCGGTCAGTCCGTAGAAACGCCCCATCTTCGGAATGTAGAAGAGGAACAGATGACTCAGCAGCGCTCCGGAGCGTAACCCCCACTCCTTGTTGAGCACCGCTTTGAGAAGCGTCGCCGTCTTGACCATGCCCTTCATGAGAGTGTCCGCCCGTCCTTCGGCAACCATCCGAACCGCCCGCTCCGCCGCATCGGCTTCACCGGGCTCGTGCACGATTTCGAACGCTCCGGCATCGACGCCCACTGTTTCCGCGACTCTCTCGATCTTCGCCCGGTCACCCACGAGAACGCCCTCGACAATACCCTGTCGCCGTGCCTCATTCAGTGCGACGAGCACATCCTCATCCTGGGCGCAGACGGCGGCGATGCGCATACGTTTGCCATCGCGACAACGGTCGAGCAGGAAATCAAGATTCCGACAAGAAGAGAACTCTCCATCATGCGTCATGCTTCTTCCGCCTCCCGCAACACATGTCTGTTTTCCGCACGTTCCCACACACCACGGTGCGTCAGGGTATGCGGATCTCTCCGAGAGCCCCTCCGTCAGGAAGCGGCGACCATTTCGCCGTAACGCAGACACGGCTCCTCGCCGCGCAGAACGCGCAATGCCCCCTCCACAAGGGCACGCATCTCGTCCTCGCCGGGGTAGACGAGGACGGGAGCAATCCACTGCACCTGTTCCGTGACGAGACGGACGAACTCGCCGTCGTGGGCCACACCTCCCGTGAGCAGAATCGCCTCGACTTCGCCCTCCAGGGGGACCGCATAGGCGCCGATATCCTTCGCCACTTGGTAGGCCATGGTTTCGTAGACGAGACGGGCCTTCCCGTCTCCCTCGGCGATCCGGCGCCTCACTTCTCTGAGATCGCTCGTTCCCAGATATCCCACCACACCGCCCGCTCCGGCGATCTTCTTGCGAAGATCCTGCATGGTATGGTTACCGCTGAAACAAAGGCGGACGAGATCCCCCGCCGGAACGCCTCCGGAGCGCTCCGGCGAAAAAGGGCCGAATTCGTTGGCATTGTTGAGGTCCACCATCCGTCCCGCCTTGTGGGTGCAGATGGAGATGCCCCCGCCGAGATGGGCCACGACGACGTTCATTTTCCGCCAGTCCCGACCGAGATCTTTCGCGGCGCGGCGTACCGTGGCCTTGATGTTCAACGCGTGTCCCAGCGAGTGCTTCGGCAGCTCCGGCAGTCCCGTGATCCGTGCCACGGCATCAAGCTCGTCCACGGCGACCGGATCGACAATGTAGGCGGGGATCTTGCGCGGAAAGGCGATGGCCGCCGCGAGGATTCCCCCCAGGTTCGAAGCGTGCTCCCAGGGCTTTCCCCGGCGCAGATGGCTCAGAAGCAGTTCGTCCACCGCATAGGTTCCCCCCGGGATGGGGTCCACGATGCCTCCCCGTCCCACCACGGCCTGAAGCGCATCCAAATCCCCCCCCTCCTCTACCACCGCCTGCTCGATCACTCGGAGACGGAAGGGAAACTGTTCAACAACACACGGAAAGGCAGCGATCTCTTCCACGCAGTGGGACAGGGTCACTCTCCACGCCTCTTCATCGCCCCGATACCAGGCGATCTTGGTGCTTGTCGATCCCGGATTGATGGCAAGTACCTGCACTTCCACAGGATTCCCTCCTCCGCTGGTGCTCTCGCAACGACATGTCTTGACGGAAAAAAGGACGGGAAGCTCTCCCGTCCCCCTCCATTTTACGCCTCGTTCTCCTCGTGGCACCCCACGAAATCCTTGACGGGCCCTCGTTTTTCGTGAGGGCGCGCATCCCGGTAGATCTCGTATCCCTCGCTCCGGACGAGCTTGGAGAAAACATCCCGGATCCTTTTCGTCACAGGTCCTGGTTTTCCGTCCCCGACACTCCGCAGGTCCACCTCCACCACGGGGATGACCTCCGCTGCGGTTCCCGTGAGGAAAATTTCGTCCGCCGTGTAGATGTCCCAACGGTTCAGGAACGTCTCCTCCACAACATACCCCGCGTTCCGGGCCACGTCAATCACGGCGTTCCGGGTGACCCCGAGCAGAATGCCCACTGCGGAATGGGGAGTCTTCACCACGCCGTTCTTGACGAGAAAGATGTTGTCCCCCGTGCACTCCGCGACGTACCCTTCGCGGCTCATGCAGATGGCCTCGAGGACACCCGCATTGACCGCCTCGATCTTGGCCATGATGTTCGGCAGGTAGTTGCAGCTTTTCACCTGGGGTGCGAGAACCTCCCCGTAATTGCGCCGCGTGGCGGCGGTGATGACCTTGAGCCCCTTCTCGTAGAACTCCTCCGGATAGAGGGAGATGGAGGCGGCGATGCAGACCACCGAGGTATTGCCGTGACACTTTCTGGGATCCAGCCCGAGATCGCCCACGCCCCGGCCCACCACAAGCCGGATGTAGGCATCACGCAGGTTGTTCCTCCGACAGGTTTCCGCCACGATCTCCATCATTTCTTCCTTCGAGAGCGAAATGGGAAGCCAGATGGCCTTCGCGGAATCATAAAGACGATCGATGTGCTCCTCCAGTCGGAAAACTCGACCGTTGTAGGCACGAATACCCTCGAACACGCCATCGCCGTAGAGAAAACAATGATCGAAGACCGAGACCTTCGCTTCCTCTGCGGGGACGTACTGCCCATTGAGATAGATCACCGACATGTTCGCACCCCTCCTCTGCACGTAAGAACAATTCTTTTCTCCGACGGCACAAACACCGCATTTGTATTATATCCCAAGAAAACGAGCCGTCACCACAACAAGCTCGCCTTCCGGGCGCTCCACCGCAACATCGCCGAAAGCAGCCTCCCGCGGATCGGGCGAAACGTCAACCAATCCGCTGGAGCAGTTCCAGCGGAAGTCCCGCCACGTTGCCGCAGCCGAACACCCGTCCCGAAAGACGACCGAGCATCTCTTCCGGCGAGGGAGTTCCGAGCCGGAGGAATTCACGGGAGCTGCGAAACGGCGCGGGGCCGGTGATCCAGCGGGCCTTCCAGGGAAGAGAACGCATCCAGGGAAGAAACGCCCTGTATCGGGCGGGACGGTCCATTCGGTGGTGATACCACAGGGTGGTCTCCTCCGGGAGCCACCTCAGTGTCTCCCACAAAACCCGCGTGCTCTCCGGATCGTTCGCCGCGAATGCCGAAGCAAGAGAAACACCTCCTCCGGAACACCCCGGCAGGGAAAACACCCGGAATTCCCCTAGACTCGGAGGCAGTGCTTCCCAGGCGCGACGAGAGAGTTCCAGATCCAGCCCGAGACGGATACAGGCGGCAAGCACCGCAGTGGAATCGGGCCAGGCGTGTCCTCCGGAGCGTATTTCCCAGAAAAGAGGTGCTCCGTCGGCATCGGAAAGGCCGAAGGGAAGACATCCCCGGGCTTTCATCGCCTCGATCCGGGCAGCATTTGTGGCAAGTTCTTCGCCACATGCCACGGGCACATGCGGCGGAACTCCTCCGAGGAGAACGCGAAAGGCACGCTCGATCCCCGGCCCCCAGACCTCCTCATGATCCGCTCTGGCGTTGGTCCACACCACAAGAGTCGGATTCATCCAGCGTCCCGCGAGAGCTTGCAGTTCCGGGGCGACGGCACTGTTTTCGAGGATCACCGCTTCCTTGCCGGCAGGGGACTCTTTTCCCCGATAGCTGGGCACCTCCCGGGCCACATGACCCAACCACCAGCGCATTTCCTCCACGTGAGCCCCCGCGGCGCGGCGAATGACCCTTGTTCCTCCCGGCTCCAGAGAAAGAGGAATTACTCCGGTGATGCGTGCCCACACAAAATACCCCTGCGCCGCAAGCGCGGCGGCAAGAAGGCGTACGGCGCCACTTTTCCCCCGCGTTCCCGTGACGAGAATCCGCACCGCCGGAAGCCCCTGCACGTGCTCTTTCAAAAAAGGACCACTCCGACAGAACGGAAATCCGCTCATTCCAGCTCCCACCGAGAGAAGAGCGTCAACCCCAACGCAAAAGCGACGAGCCCCACGGCGGCTCCGAGTCGCCCCCGAGTCGCCGGTCCTTTTCGTTCCGGCGCTTTGTCGAAGGGGATGCCGCTTCTCCGGGCGAGATCGCGCACGTTCAGGAAATGGATCACGGGAAGCCCAGTCCCGGCCAATTTCCCGAGAACACCGTTACCATAGAAGGAAACAGGCATCCGACGGGAAGAAGCCTCCGGAAAATGGAGCCCCCCGGGAAGAAGTGTCACATCGGGATCGGTCCCCAGATTGGCGTGGCTCCCGCCGATCTGCACCACGAGTTTCGGATCGAAGGCAAGCACCCGGCGTGTCTTTTCCGCCACCATCATCTCCAGGCACTCCTCCGCAAGCAGCGGAACGCCGTTTCTCCGGGCGGCCTCGCGGAGCAGGGCAACACCCTCGGCAGCGAGGCCGCCTCCGGTTTCTCCGTCCCCTCCCAACGTACAGAACGCCGGAGCAGTCCGCAGAAAACCATGGCGCCGCAGAAGCGTCAGCAGATCCGGCAGAAGCAGCTCCGGCACATTCGCTCCCCAGGTGGAGGCCGCCAGGGAAGGTGCGAGCAGCACGGAAAGGCCCATCTCCTCCGCTGCGGCGAGTGCGGCGAGGAGAAATCCGGGAAAGGAGGCGGAGGAAAGAATCGCCACTCGGTCGCCCTGGGCAAGTCCGGCCTCCTTGAACCACCGGAGCACCCGAACCGCCCAGCGCGGATCGCAGGATGTCCGTTTCGCCTCCAGGTCCCCCAGGGTGGTCGTGACGACACTCCACTCCAGACCGATCAGTCCCGTTCCCCAGGGATCGACCTCTTTCGGGGAAGCGATCCCTCGGGCCTCCCGCTCGGTAACGAGCACCTCCTGCGCGGCACGAACCCTGTCCCACAAACGCTCTTCTTCCCGAGAAAGACGAACCCCGCCTCCCGTCCCGTCCCCCAGGGTGCACAACACGAGAAGTGCGGCGAGCAGAACGAGCCCAAGCACGCCGCGCATGGAAAAGGACGATGCACCATCGCCGAAGAGAAGTTTTCGAAAGAACTCTTCCATGAAAATCACCTAAAAGGGAAGCAGTTCCCGAACCAGGATCGCCGCGGCTCCCGCCGTCAGGGCCCCCGCATAGGTTGGAAGCACACCCTGGCGTTGCGCATCCCCCGCGAGAAGACCGGGAACCAGCCATCCGCTCCAGGGAACCGAGAGAGGAAAGAACGCGCTCCAGAAAAGAAAGACACTCAGAGAAAGGAGCATCGCCACGGTCATGCGCCTTCTTCCGTAGAGACCGAAGCAGCGCGTTACAGCCTCCAGAACAAGGGCCAGCAGCATGCCGAGGCCGAAGACGAGAGGAGCGACGAAGGAACGGAACCCCACCACCGCTAAAAAACCCGGCGTGATGATGCCTCCCGTTGCAAAACCCGTCCGGGCGGAGAAAAGCGCTCCGGCGGCGACACCCAGAATCAGACGCAGCAAATCCTCAAAGGGGCCGGTCGGCACGGCGCCGCACCTCCCGAAGATGGGCATAGAGAGTGAAACGGCTTTTCCCCGTCTCGCGGCAGAGCACCTCCATCGCCCCCTTGAACGAGAAGAACCCCCGCTCGCGAAGGCGCTCCAGAAGAAGCTCCCGCTCCTTTCTGGAGAGGAAGCGGAGTGGTTTCCCGAAGAGAGGACGCACCTCCCGAAGAAGTTCCTCGAAATGCGTGTCGCTTCCCGAGACAAAACGTTCCGGCGGCGCGGCAAACGGAAGCGGATCCACTTTCGTGAGCGTTTCCGCCCACTCCCGGAGCAGTTGTGCCCTGGTCATGTCCTGATTGAGGCAGAGCAAGCCCACGAGGTGCCTCTCTCCGTCCCGGACGAGGACAACGCTGGAGCGCAGAGCCCGACCGTCCGGCCCGGTGGAGGCGTAGTTGGCGATGTAGTCGAGATCCTCGCACTCTTCCGAGCGGAGAAGAAACGCGCCGAATTCCGTGAGGGGAGAATCGGGAGAACGCTCCGTGAGTGACGCGTTCTCCATGGCCACCACCCGGTGCCCTCCGTTGGACACATCGTGGAGCACGATCTCCCAGTCCGGCCCCAGAGTTTTTCCGAGGACCCGCACGACAGGAATGAAGGGAAGCAACAAGGGATGACACATTTGTGGGTTCATGCAAAGCCTTCCGTTCCTCGAAACAGGATGCGGCGTCTCCCCTCTTTCCGAGCGGAAACGCCGCTTTATCCTACCACCCTCTCCAAGAGCGTCAATGTGACGCCCCTCTAAGAGCTTGCACTCTCCCTATCCCTGAGCAAGACATGGGAAATGTATCCGTAACGCATAGGGACAACGCATTCACGAAGAAGAAGGAACAGCGGTTCTTGGTGAGTAAAAAGACATCGTCCGAAAAAATGACGATGAGAAACCTCGCTCAACTTCTCACAGTTCCAGCGTGTGCCCCACCTTTGCCTCCCGGGCCTTCTTCACGATGGCGGCGGCGGACACCACATCCAGGGCGGCGAAGCCGACGGTCTTCATGACCGTGATCTCCTCGGGAGACGTTCGTCCCGGAACACGTCCCAGCAGGAGATCTCCCAGTTCTCCCGCAATGCGCTCCGGCGTGAAACGCCCCTGTGCCTGGGGAATCAGGAAATCCCCTGCCTCAGCAAGCACCGCGTCCAGGCTGTCCACGAAGATCCGGTCAGCCCGCTCCAGCAAACGGACATCGAGTTCCTGCATGTCCGGACGGTAGGAGCCCACACCGTTCACGTGGGTTCCCGGCGCGACGCGGTTCCCGTCAAAGACGGGAGTCAGCGAGGTGGTCACCGCCGTGATGACCTGCGCCTCCTCGACAGCCTCGTCGGAAGAGGCTGCGGCGCAAAGCGTCGCGCCGAAACGCGCCGCCAGGGGTGCCATGCGCTCCACGAACGCTTCCGTGCGCTCCCGGACCACGTCGAAGACGAACACGTTTTTCAGGGCGCGCACCGTGAGCAGCGCCTCAAGCTGAGCCTCCGCCTGCCCCCCTGTGCCGAAGAGCGCCGCCGTGGAGGCGTCGGGACGGGCCAGCAGTTCCGTCGCAGCACCGGAGATAGCGGCGGTGCGCATCTGAGTGAGAACCGTTCCGTCCAGGATCGCGTCCACTTCACCCGTCTCTCCGTCCAGCAGAATCATCGTCGCCGGAACCACGGGTTTTCCCTTCTGTGCGTTACCGGGGAACACGGAGACGATCTTGATCCCCGCCCGTTCCACTTCCTCTGCGTAGGCGGGCATGAAAAGACACTGCCCCTTTCCCTTCCCCACATCGAGAACGCTCCGCAACGGCACCTGGGTTCTCCGCTCCGAATGGAGAACAAAGGCTTTCTTGTCCGCCTCGATGGCATCGCGCATGGTGAACACCGAGCGTATGGCTTTCCTGTCGAGCAACAGCATCGCAGACCCCTCCTCCGCCGGTCATCGTCCCCGAAAAGGAACGGCGGGGGCATGACAGCTTCCTTTATAACGGATGCTAGCGCTTTGACCATGAAATTGTCAATCTGACAATTATTTTTTATCTCGATAACGTACAATATCTTTCTCAAAATTGAGAGGAGCAGGTCTTTCCAAAACAAGACGATAACCTCCGAATCAAGAGGTATTCTTGCTGTACTCCACCACAGCGAAAACCCCAAGGAGGACTGTCGTCATGGAGAATCCCA
It encodes:
- the buk gene encoding butyrate kinase; this encodes MTVSKDGSFTIFVINPGSTSTKFALFRDGQELFSHTQRYNVELLREFVSMADQETFRRTEILKVLDAEKISLADVDAVVGRGGLLRPIEGGTYVVNAPMLEDLISCRYGTHASNLGAPLALSLAQEAGGKPAFIVDPVVVDELLPQARLSGFPGIERRSIFHALNQKAVARRFAAETGKRYEELNLVVAHMGGGISVGAHLHGRVVDVNNALDGEGPFSPERAGSLPAGELVKFCFSGAVDLETMLRKLVGGGGMVAHLGTNDLREAYRRVDEGDASAALILDAMTYQVAREIGSRAVTLRGVVDAILLTGGLAYAEDFVERIRRRVQWIAPVKVYEGEDELRALAEGALRVLQGLETAKTYGG
- the ptb gene encoding phosphate butyryltransferase, which produces MKQIRSLTELMEYAREIGPRKISVALAEDAEVMEAVEDARKNGIATAILVGNAVKIADVAAKLGIDLANYEVVDERGNENAVALKAVELVSSGSADILMKGMIKTANFLRGVLNKEKGLRSGALISHVYIHQVEGYDRVFFICDPAFNMYPDLQAKVNILNNTVELAHAFGIANPKVAVLGAVEVVNPDMPCTLDAAALAQMSRRGQIKGCVVDGPFALDNAISVEAAKHKGIESEVAGNADILLVPDIEAGNMMAKAIVYFARNKTAGLVLGAKAPVVLTSRTDTAETKLLSIASAVALAAHQGR
- a CDS encoding bifunctional enoyl-CoA hydratase/phosphate acetyltransferase encodes the protein MTHDGEFSSCRNLDFLLDRCRDGKRMRIAAVCAQDEDVLVALNEARRQGIVEGVLVGDRAKIERVAETVGVDAGAFEIVHEPGEADAAERAVRMVAEGRADTLMKGMVKTATLLKAVLNKEWGLRSGALLSHLFLFYIPKMGRFYGLTDGGINTYPDLQAKVGILENAVNCYHALGCVCPRVAALSAVEVVNPDMPCTLDAAALTQMQRRGQIKGCLVDGPLALDNAVSEEAARHKGIDSDVAGKADILLVPDIEAGNLLGKTMLYLTGGEGAGVILGAKVPVVLTSRIDSARTKLLSIALGAVLSRK
- the buk gene encoding butyrate kinase, which codes for MEVQVLAINPGSTSTKIAWYRGDEEAWRVTLSHCVEEIAAFPCVVEQFPFRLRVIEQAVVEEGGDLDALQAVVGRGGIVDPIPGGTYAVDELLLSHLRRGKPWEHASNLGGILAAAIAFPRKIPAYIVDPVAVDELDAVARITGLPELPKHSLGHALNIKATVRRAAKDLGRDWRKMNVVVAHLGGGISICTHKAGRMVDLNNANEFGPFSPERSGGVPAGDLVRLCFSGNHTMQDLRKKIAGAGGVVGYLGTSDLREVRRRIAEGDGKARLVYETMAYQVAKDIGAYAVPLEGEVEAILLTGGVAHDGEFVRLVTEQVQWIAPVLVYPGEDEMRALVEGALRVLRGEEPCLRYGEMVAAS
- the ilvE gene encoding branched-chain-amino-acid transaminase, which codes for MSVIYLNGQYVPAEEAKVSVFDHCFLYGDGVFEGIRAYNGRVFRLEEHIDRLYDSAKAIWLPISLSKEEMMEIVAETCRRNNLRDAYIRLVVGRGVGDLGLDPRKCHGNTSVVCIAASISLYPEEFYEKGLKVITAATRRNYGEVLAPQVKSCNYLPNIMAKIEAVNAGVLEAICMSREGYVAECTGDNIFLVKNGVVKTPHSAVGILLGVTRNAVIDVARNAGYVVEETFLNRWDIYTADEIFLTGTAAEVIPVVEVDLRSVGDGKPGPVTKRIRDVFSKLVRSEGYEIYRDARPHEKRGPVKDFVGCHEENEA
- the pgsW gene encoding poly-gamma-glutamate system protein — translated: MEEFFRKLLFGDGASSFSMRGVLGLVLLAALLVLCTLGDGTGGGVRLSREEERLWDRVRAAQEVLVTEREARGIASPKEVDPWGTGLIGLEWSVVTTTLGDLEAKRTSCDPRWAVRVLRWFKEAGLAQGDRVAILSSASFPGFLLAALAAAEEMGLSVLLAPSLAASTWGANVPELLLPDLLTLLRRHGFLRTAPAFCTLGGDGETGGGLAAEGVALLREAARRNGVPLLAEECLEMMVAEKTRRVLAFDPKLVVQIGGSHANLGTDPDVTLLPGGLHFPEASSRRMPVSFYGNGVLGKLAGTGLPVIHFLNVRDLARRSGIPFDKAPERKGPATRGRLGAAVGLVAFALGLTLFSRWELE
- a CDS encoding poly-gamma-glutamate biosynthesis protein PgsC/CapC, encoding MPTGPFEDLLRLILGVAAGALFSARTGFATGGIITPGFLAVVGFRSFVAPLVFGLGMLLALVLEAVTRCFGLYGRRRMTVAMLLSLSVFLFWSAFFPLSVPWSGWLVPGLLAGDAQRQGVLPTYAGALTAGAAAILVRELLPF
- a CDS encoding helix-turn-helix transcriptional regulator, with the protein product MNPQMCHPLLLPFIPVVRVLGKTLGPDWEIVLHDVSNGGHRVVAMENASLTERSPDSPLTEFGAFLLRSEECEDLDYIANYASTGPDGRALRSSVVLVRDGERHLVGLLCLNQDMTRAQLLREWAETLTKVDPLPFAAPPERFVSGSDTHFEELLREVRPLFGKPLRFLSRKERELLLERLRERGFFSFKGAMEVLCRETGKSRFTLYAHLREVRRRADRPL
- a CDS encoding ornithine cyclodeaminase, translating into MLLLDRKAIRSVFTMRDAIEADKKAFVLHSERRTQVPLRSVLDVGKGKGQCLFMPAYAEEVERAGIKIVSVFPGNAQKGKPVVPATMILLDGETGEVDAILDGTVLTQMRTAAISGAATELLARPDASTAALFGTGGQAEAQLEALLTVRALKNVFVFDVVRERTEAFVERMAPLAARFGATLCAAASSDEAVEEAQVITAVTTSLTPVFDGNRVAPGTHVNGVGSYRPDMQELDVRLLERADRIFVDSLDAVLAEAGDFLIPQAQGRFTPERIAGELGDLLLGRVPGRTSPEEITVMKTVGFAALDVVSAAAIVKKAREAKVGHTLEL